The Polyodon spathula isolate WHYD16114869_AA chromosome 10, ASM1765450v1, whole genome shotgun sequence genome contains the following window.
ATTGCTCCAAAAGCTCAAGCCACAGTgcgataaacaaaacaaacaaaagaaaaaataattgtttttaaaaagaaaaaaaaaaggtagtggtCATGACGTCTTCAGATGTGCGCCGAGACCGACGTCCTTTCTCCGAGTAGGAGTGGCTGCAGTGTCTTACCTGCCGTGTGAGGACGAAGTAGGCGTACATAGCCATGGAGCTGCCATAGGTGATGAAGTAGGTGACGGGCTCCATGATGTCCCAGGAGTACTCCCACCAGGTGAGCCGGGCCAGGATCCCGAACTGGGTTGCCATGTAGGCCATGCCGCCCCACATCACCCAGGTGGCCCTCTTCTCTGCTTTCCGACTCAGCTCTTCCTTCAACTGCAGAGAAGGCAGAGGTGCTTATGAAGGCAGGATGGAGGATATGGGCTGCACTGTGCATGGGCAGTTACCTCCTTATAAAAAAgtaccatggtatttttgtagGTTCCCATGATTATACAATGCcatgtaccatagtttaccaggtttgtcatttttttttaccatacttctctgtgctttacaatgcttatctatgcgtgcactgtgttttattacaatttgctgtgcttttactctaGGAAACTTTTACAAAGGTACAGCTAGGCCACACAGTTAGGCCTTTACCACTTGAGCCACTTTGGGACCAGTAAGCCCAATAATTTTTAATGAACTAATTTAATGCGTTTGGATAAAAATCTTGTGCTTACTGTTTGTCTGATTTTTATGACTTAGGAATTGATCTTAATCAACCTGTGTTTATAAAACCCTCCCCCTTTTTTGTTTCGTCTTTTATGAAAGGCCCAATTTGGAGCCGTGCACAAAGATGTAAACGCTGTGATTGCCTGTAGGGGAGATGGCTAGCCTGAGTTTCCAGGTTAATCTCATATCTCATAGTGTCTACTGGCTTCTCTACGTGAGGGTGGGCGGAGTCCAGTACCTTCTCGAAGGGGAGGATCTGGGAGTTGAGGTTCTCCAGCCTGCCTATCAGCTGCCGCTCTTTGTGTAGCTGGTGCTCTTCGATCCGCAGAGTGGTGTAGAGCTGCTGGACCAACATCTTGACATCACCGAGGGTCTCTGCATCCTCGTGAGCCAGGAGATCTGAGAGGAGTCAAGGCTTGGGttagagaggagagacagagagagaagactGGACCAGCATCTTGTCATTACTGAGGGTCCCTGCATCCTCATGAGatctcacagagagagagaagtagaGAGGCTGGACATGCTTAACTAACATCTTGACATTATTGAGGGTCTCTACGTCCTTAAGGGCCAGGAGAAAGGGTGAAGAGAGAGGGAGGACTAAATActgaaagaggaggaggagggggagaggaagagacAAACCTAATGACAAGATGGGCCTCGGATTACAGAACAAGGATATTTCTGAGGTTCAGGATCGAGTTACCACACATTTTCAGAGGAACCCCTGCCCTTCCCTCCCCTGCTCTGCTCCTCACCTCTCTTGGGCGGCCTCACGTGGTACGTGGTGTCATTGATGACCAGCTTGAAATCATCCAGGAGGAGGATATCGATGCCTGTGGAGGAGGCCACTCGAGTCCCATCTGAGAGAGACAGAAATACCCTTAGGAAAGTTTACCAGTCACTTTGCATGGTTATTTTTATCCACTTTTCCCCTGGTTATACTAATCATTTACTATAGCTTACCATGTTTTGCTATATTTTGTTATATGCTTTAAACATACCTCTCTGAAACGCTTACCTGTGCTTAACCATGCtcacactgtgctttactacatattgctatgcttttacgatagcaaacttgtataagggtaccATCGTCATGCCAGCAAGCTGAACGTTTCCACATCTTTCTGTTGATCACATACACTGGTTCTGCTTATAATTCAGGGGTTTAGCTGAACTGTGACTACAGGCaaatatacacgcacacacacacacacatatatgtttttaaatacaacaaacaaaatgtaatttggcgattaatcttttttttgtttgttttattcaaggCTAAGCATATTTCAAATTGGGACTAAATGAATGGAGTTCGTGAATCCATTGATTTCAATCAGTGAATcaactgattaaaacaaaacagcggCGTAGCAGGAAGAATACATTGCTTTAATGAGCAGCCCACGTTAATTCAAAGCTTTTAACAAAATGAATCACTTGCTGTGCAACAGAATCCTAGCCATCTCTCAGAATCAGCTGACACTCTATTCCCTTGAGGAAGTGTGCAGCTGCAGCTATTGAGCACGTGCCCCTGTGCTCCAGCCCCTACCCTCCCCCTGGTTTATTAGTAGATGGCGCCCCTGCGCTCCTGCCCACACTCTCCCCCTGGTTCATTAGTAGATAGTACCCCTGATTTCTTGTACTTGCAGAGTAGATGACACCCCTGTCCCTGCCCCCCCTGGTTTATTGCCCCGCATTGCCTGTACCCGCAGAGTAGATGGCGACCCGGTCAATGCCCCGGTCTTCGGCCTGCAGCTGCTGAAGGAAGACACCCACGGAGTCAGAGATGGGCTTGAGGGTGAACTGGCATCGCTCCCGTCGAGAGGGCAGGCTGACCGAGATCACAGGCAAGCCGTTCTGATACACCACGATCACATCTGCCAAGGAGAAACCAGTCAGGGCACACACCAATACACACCATCTGTAAGCTATCAACACTACTGGACTGCCCAGGGTTTGCAAATTACTGAATGAATGAGGCcagggatggaagcaagactcccattatgtagcagtttgatccactcttggtttttactatgttttaagacaacacacctgagcttatcaCCTATACACTATGGCTAGTTAAGTTTGTactgaaacctggaatgggtgaaactgctatgcaataggagtctttccACCTCTAAACCTCTTTTTAAATTTCCACTTACACCTGAAGAACACCTGAAGATGGGTCTTGCTTGCTTGCGCTAGTGTTTGTACTGAACATTATATACCAGTATCAACTGTTCAAATCCATTACCATGATAACCTTGATTAACACACATATTTAAGTTTGTAATATCTATGTTTtgcacagttgttgttttttttttttaatttttaaaaaaggtaaatgctCTATGAATATGGAATAACGCGTGCTTGAGAGTTTAAAGTCTTCCAGTGTAACAGGGCAGTGGCTGGGCGCGAATCGGAgactcaccgacaggggacagaatctgtaacagcagtgtatcacacagcactgcccgtcaCACATGCCTCTGTACTGCAAGAGAATAAAAAAAGCAGAGGATACAATCCCTGCTATATCAGAAAGACTCAAGACTCAAGACTAAGTGCTTCCTTGGAACCTGTCACTAACTCTCCTCAAATCTTTCTGCTGTTCTGGCCTTGCTCTTTGGAAATCTACCAGCAGGCTCAAGAAGGGGTCCTAGGGCAAGAGCTCAGTGTCCCTCCCCCCGAGGTGGCAGTCTCCTTTGGGGTGGGATCCATCTGCTTACTGACAGCCAATTACCCCTCTGGAGTCGGTCTCTAACCTGCCAGCCCCATTGCTGTGATTCTTCCCACAGGATGCTCCTTTTAAACTGTACCGCTGACTAAACAGCCTGCAGCTTCATCCTGCTGTTCCTGTTCTGTACGTATACATGCATTTTCTCAAGGGAGCTTCAATGCAAACCTCAGATATCTGAAGATCGCAGCTTGCCAGCATAACACGTTTGTAACAAACAATCAAAGAGTGGGGAAATTAGGCTGGACTTAAACTGTGTGTTTATTGAGCTCTGGAGAGCGTCTTAAAGCATGGTCACTGGTCATTGTTCATAGCGACCCAGTCTGGCAACAGAAACTCTGAGACTGCGGCAGCATACAGCTGGCCTGTCTGCCTTCTTCAGAGAAAGAGCTGTCAAAGCCACCTGTTAGCATTATCATCCCACGGGCTGAGAGAACCTATAATGCGATGTGACAAAGCAGCACTGTGACGGGCCCAGATTATCTCCCAGCGCATTTCTCATCCTTGCCATTGAGAGATTCCCTCCACTCCCCCCCTTTCCTGGTTTCACTGCCTCAGGGCAATTCCACGGAGCTCCTGCTACTAAAGCAATAACCAGATAATTGGAACAGAATTACTGTGCATCAAAAAGACAATTACTGTAATAAAGGGGACTGCCTAATTACTTGGGGACCAACTCCCAGCACACAGCACTGAAAAGGGCACTTAGCAAAGTGGTGACACTAATCTCTTTATTTGATTGCTTAATTGCAGGGAGTAATGAATCTTTACTTGTAacaattagattaaaaaaaaaaagataaaggtaGGAAGAATGAAAGTCCTCCGGGGCTGACAATGatgtagaaatattaaaagaaactataAATTAAATGGGAAATGTACAAACATCTAGAAACTAGAAATCTGCAACATTAAATTAAATGGGAAATGTACAAACATCTAGAAACTAGAAATCTGCAACATTAAGACAGTCactgaatttttgttttttagtatttctaaatgcagtaGTCTTGAGTGATTCATTGTTACAGATCATGGTCACTGCATGTGCTAACTGCACTTACCCAGTGCTTTCAGGATGAGCACCGAAtctcaataaacaaaccaaactaCATGCTAATCTGAttttcaccagcagagggcagaGTAATATTAGAAAAGTCCTGTGTGTGCAGACAACCTTCATCTCAACACTCATCACAGGAGATTCGTCTAACCTAGGCCTAGGTATTTACTATGACAACATTGCTGATGATCTTTCTGAAGCTGTCAGAGTGACACTAACAAGAATTGGTGGTGACGGTGTTTgtgcccttatatatatatatatatatatatatatatatatatatatatatatatatatatatatatatatatatatatatatatatatatatatttttttgttatttttttgttgtggaGCATGTGCTTCTTTAAAACCACTACATTTGGACAGTGGCTAGGAACACTGACTAGTTGCCACACTATACTCTATAGTAACTGGCTAATAGACGACAACATGAAGGTAAGCAGGAAGAGGACCATAAGAAAATTAAACTGAGACTGAAGCTTAATTTGGTTCCtgaccaaaaaacaaaatgagtcaacagcagcagcagcaataacaGCAACAGTAGtaccagcagcagcagtagtagagTTGTAGTGAACCCCGGTTCATTTTTTACAGAGTTGTGTGTGAAAGCGCAGGCCAGCTTTGTGTGTGATCTGTTTATTATTGTAACAATACATTCATATGTTTTCATTGGTACGTGTCTTCTTCTAAATGCCTCAAGCAAAAGGCTACACTATAAAGACCATTATTCTCAGTCCCGTTGGTGGCTGTACGGAGGGATGCTATTTTATTGTCATAAATTTAAACACCTGCAGTTTGCATACTCACCTTCGGGGGGCAGCGCAGTAGAACTCAGCAGCCTCTGGCTCTGCCACACCTGTGAAAGACAGGAAGAGGAAGCGCACGGTAAGCAGCGCAGTTGAAACATTCTCCACTCCTTCCCCTTCAAACTGCAATGACTCCCTCCTGCAGGCCAAAGACTCATTGATCTGCACAGGTTCAGACAGCAGGGTCAACAACACCCCAGCCCTTCTTTAAAGAGTACCATGGGATATATCTAGAACAGCAACATCATTAGACCACCTGAACATTGGTGAATTActatttctgtaaatgtttttttttttttatttaaagaaggtCTTCAAGCAAGCTGCATCACAATTGCATCACAAGTGTTCCTTTGCAAAACTCTTGCAGAAACCACTGTATGCCTGTTGTAAGTGATACATAAAGAATCTGAAGCTGAGCTGAACAGCACTCTGTTCACTGCGGGCTGTAGTAGCTAGTCCTTGGAGGTTGTCCTCTCCAGCACTGGCCAGGTTTAGCTTCTCCAAGGTGGCCTGGCTCCAGTTACAGTAACATGGCTCCATGCCTTCAAGTAGAATTCTCAAGTTCAATTCCCTATCCAGACTTAATCTCAATTGGACTTGGACGCAGTAGTGCACGTGGTCTGTCACACCTCCTGCATGTACAGGATCAAAGTGATAAGGATCACTTCTACTAGCAAAAAAAGTAGAAAGCACAGGGTTAGTGCaaagcagtttatttaaaatttccCTTGTTAGAACCTTTTCTAGGGAAAGAAAATTCCAAatgtaccaaaataaaataagtgaattCATTTTATgatcaatgcatttaaaaaacggTCATTTAGTTTTGTATAACAACACGCGCAATGCTGGTTTCCCCTTGTCTTATACAATTGAATCTGGAGTACAAGAAGGCTGACATTTCAAGGTCTCTGAAACaaactgtgtttgcactgcacaATGCAATTTACAAGCCTACCATTGTCTTAATGTTTTAAAAGTCTCCatggcaatgcatgtttgtacTGTAAGTGATCATGCAATTTACAACTGCATTTGTTACTATGACAACAGCAACATAGATGATTGCTACATAAATATTTTGAGAGGGAGCTTCATCTTGTTTCTTCAGTTCAGTGCGTCCCGCCCccttactttatgaaaatgtataaataaatggaTTCTCTGTCGGTTAGGGCCGTTTCCACCCTCTTATCTATAAAGAGAATGGAAATAATGTTCTTTTTtgcttctgtgtttgtttgtagtttCCAGTTCATTATTAGCACAAGCCTGTTCATTAGGTACACAGATCTGTACAAGTGGTAACAAGTTCCTGTTCCACCTCGGAGACGAGAGAAGTGTGTTGCCATGGTGATCTGTGACTACACAACGCAATGTCAAACATTGCTCTGCAGTGGGTCAGACTTGTGGTctatgaaaagaaaacacttctgaagaaaataaattccaactgAGACATAACGAAACGAAGGTACAGCACGATGCAGCCGTTGCACAACAAAATATGTACCGGTGTAGTCTTTGAAAGTGGTATgttgtcagaatgtggtatgcagaccaaaacttgacccatgtaatgtcagaaagtggtacaatGTCACATTGAAAAGTGCTACGTTGTCCGATTTTGTACAGATGCAATCagttgcgatctgatgggtgtatctgatcctattgtcaaacagaggtacatttaccattaattatacattatttgcTTGCAAACTTAAACTTACAGTTGAATTATAcagttcatccataacttaaaaaaatgctCAGATCTTAAGAAAAACAATTGGAGAAACATTTCAACATCGGGTCTTTGTCAGTGATAATAGCAGGCAGACTTTGCAGGAAGTTGCTTCTCACTGCAGTGCAATTCTCATGACACTCAATCTTCTAATAAAAACCAGATGCTGACACCAAATAAACTAAGAAAAACAAAGGTTGAGAGCTGTACAACGGCCTGCTGTGCTGTAGTTAAACACCATGCATTTCTAGCTCAGGGTACGGCAGGGAAGGGCAGCTCTACCCTCATGAAAACAGACGTCTGGTGGAAAAGTAACCAAGAAAGCGAGGCCAACGAATCCCGACCCGTCTGGTTTGGAATAAAACATTTCTGAGACGTCGACCTTTGTTATCTTCTCTGCAGACTGGCAATTGCAAAGCTacaatagggttttttttttctaatctataTTATTTTCAGTAACGGGATAAAGAAGAATGAAGATAATGTTTTGCGTTTAGCATTGAAAACATGGCAGTATTAAAATATAGGTACAGTAGGTACTATGCAAGTACATTGGTATGGTTATAACTATTATAATATCATGCCAGTGTTCCTTACACAGTATTTATTGCACCATTTGTAGCAATAAAATATGTCCGTGGTTAACCTAATAGCATTAACCAAATTAGTGTATGtactaataaacacatttaaggaTCATTTGATCTTACTATGCATCATATAAGcagcccatcaggaccatcacatgtatcatGATACATACCTGCATACTGTGATACGTATCCTGACACAATGAAACTGGGATGAATGTGTTTGAATTTGACAAATCagttgaaatacaaaaatgacattcCAGAGTGCATAAAAATATTTCTGTAGGGGttaattttttcaaatatttttattatggCTCAAAGGGTCCTCCCCAGTACCTTCAGTGGCATATGCCGGTGTGTGTTTTTGAATCTTAGATATCTGGCATGTCCTGATTCTCCAGGTATGAATGTCAGTTTCTGATTCTCGCTGCTTTCGTCGCTCACACTCAGACTGGGATCTCATTCTGAGAGCCCTGGAAAGCGTGCTCAATTAGTGGAAGCTGAAAGTATGAAAAATGACAAGTAAAGAGAGGCACTGGATAGAGAACAAAACCAGGCAAACGCACCAGGCTGGCTCTTGGCTCGTCTGAAGATTCAAGTACTAATCATTTTATGCAAATAGCACAGACTccatatttacattgtaaaacTGGTGCCTATTTCATTAACTTCCCTATATGAATTTCCCTGACTCTTGCGCTTGTGCTAAATTTTTACACaggtccaaaaaaaaacaaatgaagcaaTTAGAAGGCACTTGCATACAAATCACTTGCACATTATTTTTCAACGGTCCACTTAATAATGAGCATGCCAGGTGGTGTAAAACAGAACCGATGCTTCGAGAGAGATCGGAGCTTATCGAGCTATACAAGTATCCTAATATTAGCTCTGCTAACCAGGGGATGATTCATATTTGAGGAGGTGGCTTCTATAAATACCTCCCTGGTTTCTCTTTCAGTCTGTCCCTGAGCCTCCATCTGCATGTTGTCAGCAGTTACCCGCATGGCACACCACGGGTAATAGTAGGCTCCAGGGATGAGTGCCGCTAACCTGTAGTGCGACAGCTGCTTGTGCTCACTGCtcacaaacacagcactgcactccacacacagacatacactgacacacagcgCAAGGAAGCGATCAGAAATTCACACAAGGCACCTTGTTAGGAACAAGCATTCAGAGCAATGGTTATGGCCCTGCTCAGCATCCAGTCGGGTACAAATATCTTTAGAACAGCCTGGGGGGGGCAGGAAGGGGGACGATTTTGAAACAAGCAAGCTTGCTTACTATAAATATCTTCACTTCCTGAACCCCGGCATCCGGCTGGAAGAAAAACGACTGCAGGAGGTTCCAGTCACACGAAACTTAGCACCACCACTTCAAGAACATTTTACTGAGCCCCTGCAGCAGCCTGCTGTTTAGAATATATGCTGTACCTAAACATATGCATTTTCTGGCCACTaagatattttgtaatatattttaaacaaactacaTGGCCTAAACTGGCCATTTCTTGGATGTGTGTTAAGTTAATACTAACaagttaataataaaacacagtttttccTTGTAGAAATCTTTTATTTCCCCTCTATTCTCCAGCAGACACATGTGATTGCTTTGTAGCTTCAATATAGTATTCAATGACTGTCCATCACTAGATACAGGCAGacaaagggatggaaataaaact
Protein-coding sequences here:
- the LOC121321760 gene encoding calcium uniporter protein, mitochondrial-like, which gives rise to MAATANRSLLVLSRSAAALSVGFPALGVTRHRHHQHHRTASPTVSFSHHPVRRLHGLRSGGRSALNTSLGSPLQVWQSQRLLSSTALPPEDVIVVYQNGLPVISVSLPSRRERCQFTLKPISDSVGVFLQQLQAEDRGIDRVAIYSADGTRVASSTGIDILLLDDFKLVINDTTYHVRPPKRDLLAHEDAETLGDVKMLVQQLYTTLRIEEHQLHKERQLIGRLENLNSQILPFEKLKEELSRKAEKRATWVMWGGMAYMATQFGILARLTWWEYSWDIMEPVTYFITYGSSMAMYAYFVLTRQEYIYPDARDRQYLLFFHKGAKKNRFDIEKYNQLKDAIAEAELDLKRLRDPLQLQLPIQQISGNKD